A window from Gossypium raimondii isolate GPD5lz chromosome 7, ASM2569854v1, whole genome shotgun sequence encodes these proteins:
- the LOC128042565 gene encoding protein SOB FIVE-LIKE 4-like, whose translation MDPFKQFLSTEECSSAESGWTQYLVSHKEDRYKEYRNIEDNGEGASDDSMVSDASSGPSKHRYKHEDGECKGSHGNAHHKYGSCKEVKN comes from the coding sequence ATGGACCCTTTCAAACAGTTTCTTAGTACTGAAGAATGTAGCAGCGCAGAATCTGGGTGGACCCAATACTTGGTTTCTCACAAGGAAGACCGTTATAAAGAGTATCGGAATATCGAAGATAATGGCGAAGGAGCCAGTGATGATTCAATGGTATCTGATGCCTCGTCCGGTCCTAGCAAGCATCGGTATAAACACGAGGATGGTGAATGTAAAGGGAGTCATGGCAATGCTCATCACAAGTATGGTTCATGCAAGGAAGTGAAGAACTAG